The following are encoded together in the Cololabis saira isolate AMF1-May2022 chromosome 5, fColSai1.1, whole genome shotgun sequence genome:
- the LOC133444453 gene encoding myosin heavy chain, fast skeletal muscle-like isoform X2: MSTDAEMALYGKAAIYLRKPEKERIEAQTRPFDAKSACYVADVKELYLKATILKKEGGKVTVKVLDTQEERTVKEDDINPMNPPKYDKMEDMAMMTHLNEATVLYNLKERYAAWMIYTYSGLFCATVNPYKWLPVYDSEVVSAYRGKKRMEAPPHIFSVSDNAYQFMLTDRQNQSVLITGESGAGKTVNTKRVIQYFATISVGGGKAKESSKMQVSYDDNFSHITRHLQENRSFSNMLLKPGVQGSLEDQIIAANPLLEAYGNAKTIRNDNSSRFGKFIRIHFGTTGKLSSADIETYLLEKSRVTFQLSDERGYHIFYQMMTNHKPEIIEMSLITSNPYDFPMCSMGQITVASIDDKEELDATDNAIDILGFNGEEKMGIYKLTGAVLHHGNMKFKQKQREEQAEPDGTENADKIAYLLGLNSADMLKGLCYPRVKVGNEFVTKGQTVPQVNNAVTALAKSIYGRMFDWMVVRINQMLATKQARNHFIGVLDIAGFEIFDFNTLEQLCINFTNEKLQQFFNHHMFVLEQEEYKKEGIIWEFIDFGMDLAACIELIEKPMGIFSILEEECMFPKADDTSFKNKLYDQHLGKNKAFEKPKPAKGKAEAHFSLVHYAGTVDYNICGWLDKNKDPLNESVLQLYGKASCKLVALLYPPAAPEEAGKKGGKKKGGSMQTVSSQFRENLGKLMTNLRSTHPHFVRCLIPNESKTPGLMENFLVIHQLRCNGVLEGIRICRKGFPSRILYADFKQRYKVLNASVIPEGQFIDNKKASEKLLGSIDVPQDEYRFGHTKVFFKAGLLGTLEEMRDEKLASLVTMTQALCRAYLMRKEFVVMMARRHAIYTIQYNVRSFMNVKHWPWMKVYYKIKPLLKSAETEKELMNMKENYEKMTADLAAALAKKKELEEKMVSILQEKNDLQLQVASETENLSDAEERCEGLIKSKIQLEAKLKETTERLEDEEEINAELTAKKRKLEDECSELKKDIDDLELTLAKVEKEKHATENKVKNLTEEMASQDESIAKLTKEKKALQEAHQQTLDDLQAEEDKVNTLTKSKTKLEQQVDDLEGSLEQEKKLRMDLERAKRKLEGDLKLAQESIMDLENDKQQSDEKIKKKDFEISQLLSKIEDEQSLGAQLQKKIKELQARIEELEEEIEAERAARAKVEKQRADLSRELEEISERLEEAGGATAAQIEMNKKREAEFQKLRRDLEESTLQHEATAAALRKKQADSVAELGEQIDNLQRVKQKLEKEKSEYKMEIDDLSSNMEAVAKSKGNLEKMCRTLEDQLSELKTKNDENMRQNNDMSAQKARLLTENGEFSRQIEEKEGLVSQLTRGKQAFTQQLEELKRHVEEEVKAKNALAHGLQSARHDCDLLREQFEEEQEAKAELQRGMSKANSEVAQWRTKYETDAIQRTEELEESKKKLAQRLQEAEEQIEAVNSKCASLEKTKQRLQSEVEDLMIDVERANGLAANLDKKQRNFDKVLAEWKQKYEEGQAELEGAQKEARTLSTELFKMKNSYEEALDQLETMKRENKNLQQEISDLTEQLGDTGKSIHELEKAKKQVETEKSEIQTALEEAEGTLEHEESKILRVQLELNQIKGEVDRKIAEKDEEMEQIKRNSQRVIDSMQSTLDAEVRSRNDALRIKKKMEGDLNEMEIQLSHANRQAAESQKQLRNVQAQLKDAQLHLDDAVRAQDDLKEQAAMVDRRNGLLVAEIEELRVALEQTERGRKVAEQELVDASERVGLLHSQNTSLINTKKKLESDLVQIQSEVDDTVQEARNAEDKAKKAITDAAMMAEELKKEQDTSAHLERMKKNLEVAVKDLQHRLDEAENLAMKGGKKQLQKLESRVRELEGEVEAEQRRGADSVKGVRKYERRVKELTYQTEEDKKNVNRLQDLVDKLQLKVKAYKRQADEAEEQANTHLSKSRKLQHELEEAEERADIAESQVNKMRVKSRDSGKGKDVAE, encoded by the exons ATGAGTACGGACGCGGAGATGGCCCTTTATGGCAAAGCTGCCATTTACCTTCGTAAGCCAGAAAAGGAGAGGATTGAGGCTCAGACCAGACCTTTTGATGCCAAGAGTGCCTGCTATGTTGCTGATGTCAAAGAACTGTACCTGAAGGCAACAATCCTCAAGAAAGAGGGTGGCAAAGTCACCGTCAAAGTCTTGGACACTCAGGAG GAGAGGACAGTCAAAGAAGATGACATCAATCCAATGAACCCTCCCAAGTACGACAAAATGGAGGACATGGCCATGATGACCCATCTCAATGAAGCCACTGTGCTGTATAATCTCAAAGAGCGTTATGCAGCATGGATGATCTAC ACCTACTCTGGGTTGTTCTGTGCAACTGTGAACCCCTACAAGTGGCTCCCAGTGTACGATTCCGAAGTCGTCTCTGCCTATAGAGGCAAGAAGCGTATGGAGGCTCCACCCCACATCTTCTCCGTCTCTGACAATGCCTATCAGTTCATGCTTACTG ATAGGCAGAACCAGTCTGTCCTGATCAC TGGAGAATCTGGTGCTGGAAAGACTGTGAACACCAAGCGTGTCATTCAGTACTTTGCTACAATCTCTGTTGGTGGGGGTAAGGCGAAGGAATCAAGTAAAATGCAGGTAAGTTATGATGACAACTTTTCACATATCACAAGACACCTACAGGAAAATAGGTCCTTTTCTAATATGCTTCTGAAACCTGGTGTACAGGGGTCGCTGGAGGATCAAATCATTGCAGCCAATCCCCTGCTGGAGGCTTATGGTAATGCCAAAACTATTAGGAATGACAACTCTTCTCGTTTT GGTAAATTCATCAGGATCCATTTCGGCACAACTGGCAAACTGTCTAGTGCTGATATTGAGACAT ACCTGCTGGAGAAGTCTAGAGTGACATTCCAGCTTTCTGATGAGAGAGGCTACCACATCTTCTACCAGATGATGACAAACCACAAACCAGAGATCATTG aaatgtcTCTGATCACAAGCAACCCCTATGACTTCCCCATGTGCAGCATGGGTCAGATCACTGTGGCCAGCATTGATGACAAAGAAGAGCTGGACGCCACTGAT AATGCCATTGATATCCTGGGCTTCAACGGAGAGGAGAAGATGGGCATCTACAAGTTGACTGGTGCTGTGCTTCACCATGGTAACATGAAGTTCAAGCAGAAGCAGCGTGAGGAGCAGGCTGAGCCTGACGGCACAGAGA ATGCTGACAAGATTGCTTACTTGTTGGGCCTGAACTCTGCTGATATGCTCAAGGGATTGTGCTATCCAAGAGTGAAGGTCGGGAATGAATTTGTCACCAAGGGACAGACTGTACCTCAG GTCAATAATGCTGTCACTGCCCTGGCCAAGTCCATCTATGGAAGGATGTTCGATTGGATGGTCGTCCGTATCAACCAGATGCTGGCCACTAAGCAAGCAAGAAACCACTTCATCGGTGTCCTGGACATTGCCGGCTTTGAAATCTTTGAT TTCAACACATTGGAGCAGCTGTGCATCAACTTCACCAATGAGAAACTGCAACAGTTCTTCAACCACCACATGTTTGTTCTGGAGCAAGAGGAGTACAAGAAGGAAGGCATCATTTGGGAGTTCATTGACTTTGGTATGGACTTGGCTGCCTGTATTGAGCTGATTGAAAAG CCAATGGGCATCTTCTCCATCCTCGAAGAGGAGTGCATGTTCCCCAAGGCCGATGACACTTCCTTCAAGAACAAGCTGTATGACCAGCATCTTGGCAAAAACAAGGCTTTTGAGAAGCCAAAACCTGCCAAGGGCAAGGCTGAGGCTCACTTCTCCCTGGTGCACTATGCTGGaactgtggactacaacatctGTGGTTGGCTGGACAAGAACAAGGATCCACTGAATGAGTCTGTTCTGCAGCTCTATGGGAAGGCATCATGCAAACTGGTGGCTCTCCTGTATCCTCCCGCTGCTCCTGAGG AGGCTggcaagaagggaggaaagaagaagggtGGTTCTATGCAGACTGTGTCATCACAGTTCAGG GAGAACTTGGGCAAGCTGATGACCAACCTGAGGAGTACCCATCCTCACTTTGTGCGCTGCCTCATTCCCAATGAGTCAAAGACTCCAG GCTTGATGGAGAACTTCCTGGTCATCCACCAGCTCAGGTGTAACGGTGTGCTGGAGGGTATCAGAATctgcagaaaaggtttccccAGCAGAATCCTCTATGCTGACTTCAAACAGAG ATACAAAGTACTGAATGCCAGTGTCATCCCTGAGGGTCAATTCATTGACAACAAGAAAGCCTCTGAGAAGCTGCTTGGATCAATTGACGTTCCTCAAGATGAGTACAGATTTGGACACACCAAG GTGTTCTTCAAGGCTGGTCTGCTGGGTACCCTTGAGGAGATGAGAGATGAAAAGTTGGCATCCCTGGTCACAATGACTCAGGCTCTCTGCCGTGCTTACCTCATGAGAAAGGAGTTTGTTGTTATGATGGCTAGGAggcac GCCATTTATACTATCCAGTATAATGTCCGCTCATTCATGAATGTGAAACACTGGCCATGGATGAAGGTTTATTACAAGATCAAGCCTCTCTTGAAGAGTGCTGAGACTGAGAAGGAGCTCATGAATATGAAGGAGAACTATGAGAAGATGACAGCAGACCTTGCTGCTGCCTTGGCCAAGAAAaaggagctggaggaaaagaTGGTGTCTATTCTGCAGGAGAAGAACGATCTGCAGCTGCAAGTGGCATCT GAAACAGAGAATCTGTCAGATGCTGAGGAGAGGTGCGAGGGTCTTATCAAGAGCAAGATTCAACTCGAGGCCAAACTCAAAGAGACCACTGAGAGActggaagatgaggaggaaatCAATGCTGAGCTTACTGCAAagaagaggaagctggaggaCGAATGCTCTGAGCTCAAAAAAGATATTGATGACCTGGAACTTACATTGGCCAAAGTGGAAAAGGAGAAACATGCCACTGAGAACAAG GTGAAGAACCTGACTGAGGAGATGGCCTCTCAGGATGAGAGCATTGCTAAACTGACCAAGGAGAAGAAAGCTCTTCAGGAAGCTCATCAGCAGACTCTTGATGACCTGCAGGCGGAGGAAGACAAAGTCAACACTCTGACCAAGTCCAAGACCAAGCTTGAGCAACAAGTTGATGAT CTTGAAGGTTCTCTGGAGCAAGAGAAGAAGCTTCGTATGGATCTTGAGAGAGCCAAGAGGAAGCTGGAAGGAGATCTGAAACTGGCCCAGGAATCCATAATGGATCTGGAGAATGACAAGCAGCAGTCTgatgagaaaattaaaaa GAAGGACTTTGAAATCAGCCAGCTCCTCAGCAAGATTGAAGATGAGCAGTCATTGGGTGCACAGCTTCAGAAGAAGATTAAGGAGCTTCAG GCCCGTattgaggagctggaggaggaaatCGAGGCGGAGCGCGCTGCTCGTGCCAAGGTTGAGAAGCAGAGAGCTGACCTCTCCAGGGAACTTGAGGAGATCAGTGAGAGGCTGGAGGAAGCTGGTGGCGCCACTGCTGCTCAGATTGAGATGAACAAGAAGCGCGAGGCTGAGTTCCAGAAGCTCCGTCGTGACCTTGAGGAGTCTACTCTGCAGCATGAAGCCACTGCTGCTGCTCTGCGCAAGAAGCAGGCCGACAGCGTTGCTGAGCTGGGAGAGCAGATCGACAACCTGCAGCGTGTCAAGCAGAAGCTTGAGAAAGAAAAGAGTGAATATAAGATGGAGATTGACGACCTCTCCAGCAACATGGAGGCTGTTGCTAAATCAAAG GGAAATCTTGAAAAGATGTGCCGTACTCTTGAGGACCAATTAAGTGAACTTAAGACCAAGAATGATGAAAACATGCGTCAGAACAATGACATGAGTGCACAGAAAGCACGTCTCCTCACAGAAAATG GTGAGTTCAGCCGTCAAATTGAGGAGAAAGAGGGTCTTGTTTCTCAGCTGACCAGAGGCAAACAGGCCTTCACCCAGCAGCTTGAGGAGCTGAAGAGACACGTTGAAGAGGAGGTCAAG GCCAAGAATGCTCTTGCCCATGGACTGCAATCAGCCCGCCATGACTGTGACCTGCTGAGGGAGCAGtttgaggaggagcaggaggccaAAGCTGAGCTGCAGCGTGGTATGTCCAAGGCCAACAGTGAGGTGGCTCAGTGGAGAACTAAGTATGAAACTGATGCCATCCAGCGCACAGAGGAGCTTGAGGAATCCAA GAAAAAGCTGGCCCAGCGTCTTCAGGAAGCTGAGGAGCAGATCGAGGCTGTGAACTCCAAGTGTGCATCTCTGGAGAAGACCAAACAGAGGCTCCAAAGTGAGGTGGAGGACCTCATGATTGATGTGGAGAGAGCCAACGGGCTGGCTGCCAACTTGGATAAGAAGCAGAGGAACTTTGATAAG GTGCTGGCAGAGTGGAAACAGAAGTATGAGGAGGGTCAGGCAGAGCTTGAAGGAGCTCAGAAGGAGGCTCGTACTCTGAGCACTGAACTGTTCAAGATGAAGAACTCTTATGAAGAAgctctggatcagctggagaccATGAAGCGTGAAAACAAGAACCTCCAAC AGGAGATCTCTGACCTGACTGAACAGCTTGGTGACACTGGCAAGAGCATCCATGAGCTGGAGAAGGCCAAGAAGCAGGTGGAGACAGAGAAGTCTGAGATCCAGACAGCTCTGGAGGAAGCTGAG GGAACTCTGGAGCATGAAGAGTCTAAGATCCTTCGTGTTCAGCTGGAGCTCAACCAGATTAAGGGTGAGGTGGACAGGAAGATTGCAGAGAAAGATGAGGAGATGGAGCAGATCAAGAGGAACAGCCAGAGGGTGATTGATTCCATGCAGAGCACTCTGGATGCTGAGGTCAGGAGCAGGAACGATGCCCTGAGAATCAAGAAGAAGATGGAAGGAGATCTGAATGAGATGGAGATTCAGCTGAGTCATGCCAATCGCCAGGCTGCTGAGTCCCAGAAACAGTTGAGGAACGTTCAGGCACAGCTGAAG GACGCTCAACTGCATCTTGATGATGCCGTCAGAGCCCAGGATGACCTCAAGGAACAAGCTGCTATGGTGGATCGCAGAAACGGTCTCTTAGTGGCTGAAATTGAGGAACTCAGAGTTGCTctggaacagacagagagaggcCGCAAAGTCGCAGAGCAGGAACTGGTGGATGCCAGCGAACGTGTCGGACTTCTGCACTCTCAG AACACAAGCCTCATCAACACCAAGAAGAAGCTTGAAAGTGACCTGGTTCAGATCCAGAGTGAAGTTGATGATACTGTTCAGGAAGCAAGGAATGCAGAGGACAAGGCCAAGAAGGCCATCACTGAT GCTGCTATGATGGCTGAAGAGCTGAAGAAGGAACAGGACACCAGTGCTCACCTGGAGAGGATGAAGAAGAACCTGGAGGTTGCTGTTAAGGACCTGCAGCATCGCCTGGATGAGGCTGAGAACTTGGCCATGAAGGGTGGCAAGAAGCAGCTCCAAAAACTCGAGTCTAGG GTGCGTGAGCTGGAGGGCGAGGTTGAAGCTGAGCAAAGACGTGGTGCAGATTCTGTTAAGGGTGTCCGCAAATATGAGAGAAGAGTGAAGGAGCTCACCTATCAG ACTGAGGAAGATAAGAAAAACGTTAATAGGCTGCAGGATCTGGTGGACAAACTGCAGCTCAAGGTGAAGGCCTACAAGAGGCAGGCTGATGAAGCG GAGGAGCAGGCCAACACTCATCTGTCCAAGTCTAGGAAGCTCCAGCATGAGCTTGAGGAGGCTGAGGAGCGTGCTGACATTGCAGAGTCTCAAGTCAACAAGATGAGAGTAAAGAGCCGTGACTCTGGCAAG GGAAAAGACGTAGCTGAGTAA